Proteins encoded together in one Xenopus laevis strain J_2021 chromosome 6L, Xenopus_laevis_v10.1, whole genome shotgun sequence window:
- the btn2a2.L gene encoding butyrophilin subfamily 2 member A2 L homeolog isoform X1 — protein MTALSIKLLFTVSITSSLIQTSLSERFQVIPTKSPVTAILGSSVELNCHLFPEMNAEKMEIRWLRNSFRPYVHLYLNGEDNYREQMEEFRGRTEFLKQNINRGIGALTIHKVQLSDQGLYTCYFESESNHNQAQVELKVAAMGLHPFIWVEDYQNGKITLNCESSGWYPKPTAMWQDESGTRLESTEKINVTGETGLFHVTSAISIETQDKISCYVRNDLLEDGKESSIKFAESFYWRVDRSGISRFVLMASCLAVALITIGVTPQVVRMLRIRTLQNDMGKLSDKVDKVWIRAQDVWNRLENKLDRLN, from the exons ATGACTGCACTCAGTATTAAGCTGTTATTCACAGTCTCTATCACAAGCTCACTCATCCAGACTTCACTGTCAG AGAGGTTCCAGGTCATCCCCACCAAGTCCCCAGTAACCGCCATCCTTGGCTCCAGCGTTGAGCTCAACTGCCATCTGTTTCCTGAAATGAATGCTGAAAAGATGGAAATCCGATGGCTACGAAATTCCTTCCGTCCCTACGTCCACTTGTATCTGAATGGGGAGGATAACTACAGGGAGCAGATGGAGGAATTCCGAGGCAGGACAGAGTTCCTCAAGCAGAACATCAATAGGGGGATCGGGGCTCTAACTATTCACAAGGTGCAGTTGTCGGATCAGGGATTGTACACCTGCTATTTTGAGTCAGAGAGCAATCATAACCAAGCACAAGTGGAACTCAAAGTAGCAG CCATGGGCCTCCATCCTTTCATCTGGGTTGAAGATTACCAGAATGGAAAAATAACGCTAAACTGTGAATCCAGTGGTTGGTACCCTAAGCCCACAGCAATGTGGCAAGATGAATCTGGGACCCGGTTGGAATCAACGGAGAAGATAAATGTCACTGGAGAAACGGGTCTGTTCCACGTCACCTCTGCTATCAGTATAGAGACCCAGGACAAGATCTCCTGCTATGTTAGAAATGACCTCCTGGAAGATGGCAAAGAGTCTTCTATTAAGTTTGCAG AGTCTTTCTACTGGAGAGTGGATCGTAGTGGGATCTCTCGTTTTGTTCTCATGGCTTCTTGTTTGGCTGTGGCACTTATAACGATTGGGGTTACTCCTCAAGTAGTGCGCATGTTGAGAATAA GAACTCTCCAAAATGATATGG
- the btn2a2.L gene encoding butyrophilin subfamily 2 member A2 L homeolog precursor (The RefSeq protein has 3 substitutions compared to this genomic sequence), with translation MTALSINLLFTVSITSSLIQASLSERFQVIPTKSPVTAILGSSVELNCHLFPEMNAEKMEIRWLRNSFRPYVHLYLNGEDNYREQMEEFRGRTEFLKQNINRGIGALTIHKVQLSDQGLYTCYFESESNHNQAQVELKVAAMGLHPFIWVEDYQNGKITLNCESSGWYPKPTAMWQDESGTRLESTEKINVTGETGLFHVTSAISIETQDKISCYVRNDLLEDGKESSIKFAESFYWRVDRSGISRFVLMASCLAVALITIGVTPQVVRMFRIRTLQNDMGKLSDKVDKVWIRAQDVWNRLENKLDRLN, from the exons ATGACTGCACTCAGTATTAAGCTGTTATTCACAGTCTCTATCACAAGCTCACTCATCCAGACTTCACTGTCAG AGAGGTTCCAGGTCATCCCCACCAAGTCCCCAGTAACCGCCATCCTTGGCTCCAGCGTTGAGCTCAACTGCCATCTGTTTCCTGAAATGAATGCTGAAAAGATGGAAATCCGATGGCTACGAAATTCCTTCCGTCCCTACGTCCACTTGTATCTGAATGGGGAGGATAACTACAGGGAGCAGATGGAGGAATTCCGAGGCAGGACAGAGTTCCTCAAGCAGAACATCAATAGGGGGATCGGGGCTCTAACTATTCACAAGGTGCAGTTGTCGGATCAGGGATTGTACACCTGCTATTTTGAGTCAGAGAGCAATCATAACCAAGCACAAGTGGAACTCAAAGTAGCAG CCATGGGCCTCCATCCTTTCATCTGGGTTGAAGATTACCAGAATGGAAAAATAACGCTAAACTGTGAATCCAGTGGTTGGTACCCTAAGCCCACAGCAATGTGGCAAGATGAATCTGGGACCCGGTTGGAATCAACGGAGAAGATAAATGTCACTGGAGAAACGGGTCTGTTCCACGTCACCTCTGCTATCAGTATAGAGACCCAGGACAAGATCTCCTGCTATGTTAGAAATGACCTCCTGGAAGATGGCAAAGAGTCTTCTATTAAGTTTGCAG AGTCTTTCTACTGGAGAGTGGATCGTAGTGGGATCTCTCGTTTTGTTCTCATGGCTTCTTGTTTGGCTGTGGCACTTATAACGATTGGGGTTACTCCTCAAGTAGTGCGCATGTTGAGAATAA GAACTCTCCAAAATGATATGG